From Haloglomus litoreum, the proteins below share one genomic window:
- a CDS encoding winged helix-turn-helix transcriptional regulator has translation MPDSESISDFLQKRGALGILTLLSMEDGQRFSDLDEQLTISSSTLTRRLTEARGLGLVVPGMNPKETSVNNEYRITTRGKRVARRMENQGLSHAVRTIIDYQQDVESELPDLLNWVEVHNEELARLDDQTPYQDPFGESVVDTGDEPEYDDEFMIEEDFGRVEQWGTDPDEEEDKTDE, from the coding sequence ATGCCCGACTCTGAGTCGATTAGTGATTTCCTTCAGAAACGCGGTGCACTCGGGATTCTCACCCTTCTCTCAATGGAAGACGGGCAACGATTCAGTGACTTAGACGAGCAACTCACGATCAGCTCATCAACCCTCACTCGTCGTCTCACTGAAGCACGTGGCCTCGGTCTTGTCGTTCCTGGGATGAACCCCAAAGAAACCAGTGTCAACAACGAGTACCGAATCACAACGCGTGGAAAGCGTGTCGCCCGACGGATGGAGAACCAAGGCCTCAGCCATGCTGTTCGGACGATCATCGATTACCAGCAGGACGTAGAAAGTGAGCTACCTGATCTACTCAACTGGGTCGAAGTTCACAACGAGGAATTAGCGCGACTGGATGACCAGACACCGTATCAAGACCCGTTTGGGGAGTCTGTGGTTGACACCGGGGATGAACCGGAATACGACGATGAGTTCATGATTGAGGAGGATTTCGGCAGAGTTGAGCAGTGGGGGACTGACCCGGATGAGGAAGAGGACAAGACGGACGAATAG